In Muribaculum gordoncarteri, the genomic window ACTTTTTAGTTGGCTGGCAATTCAAAACATTGGAGATTCTTGAGATTTCAGAAGTAAACGGTAATTTATTATTATCCGGACGTTATGAATCTACTGCGTATGCTAAGTATTTAAATCAAACATTAGAGAGAATCGTAGGGTTAAATAATCTTAAACAAGTAAAAGGTACGCTGAATATCTCCAATTTTGGTGCGATATCTGAATTACCGAATTTATCCTCTCTTTCTTTGGTTGGTGGAGTTTTCATTGAAAATTTATGGGGTCTTCAAGGGAAGAGTACGGTTTGTGACTTAAGCAATGCATCTTTTCAATCATTTAATGATGTTAATCCGTTTATACACATAGGTGGTACAGCATTCGACAAATTAAAGACGAAAGATGATTTATCCAATGTGAATATTGAAATGTCTATAATATGCTATGCTGACAGATGTATACCGGATATCAATTTTAAAAAGGCTTCGGATTTCACATGTAAATTTGACTTTTCCAATCTTGCAGCTAACGAAAAGAATCAGACATTTGCTTTAGAAGAAATTCTTGGTGACGCAAATTTTAGTGTAATTGCCTGCTCAGGCAAATCAGTTGATCTGTCTAATATCAAATCGGTTGAAGGAAGTTTTTCCTTTATTTGTCCAACAGCAAAGTCACTTGATATTTCCTCTTTGGAAGAAGTTGGAGGATATTTTTATTTGCAGCCTTTAATGGTTAAAAGCCCCGTGAAACTTGATAAATTAAAATCTGTGAATATGTCCAATGGTAGAGGTAGTAGAGCTATTCCGACTGAAGATAGATCTAAAGGTCTATTTATTGGAGGCTGTCATATGGATCTCAATCTCCCGGAATTAGAATCTGTGGGTGGGATATTCGGAATTATGAATTCCACCTTAATAAACTGTCCCAAACTTAAATCAGTTTCGGAAAAATTATTTATAAGTACCGCCCCCAAATGTACGCAGGTTTCTTTCCCCGTATTAAATTCTGTACCTAACATCAAAATTGAAAGTATGGGTAAACTTTCTGACTTCTCTACTTTTGCCTCAGTCATTGAAAACGGTTCAGTGACTGATGGGAATTGGGAGGTAACAGGCTGCGCATATAATCCTACATGGCAAGACATGAAGGATGGTCGTTACAAACCTGCTGAATAAAACAGCTCAAACAGTTAAAATTTTTCTGCCAAACCTCGGCTCGTATATTACCTTGAATAGCGGGCCGAGGTTTTTCCAATTATTAAAATGAAATTCAAACCGAAACTCTTATATATCCTGACAACTCTGCTGTCGCTCTCATTTGCTTCCTGCATGGAGTGGGATTATGGCGATGTGGTAGAAGACTTTAATGCAACAGGCTCCGGACTTTTCATTACCAACGAGGGTAACTTCCAGTATGGCAACGCGACGCTTTCCTATTATGATCCGGCAACGAATCAAGTTCAGAATGAGGTGTTTTTCCGTGCAAACGGTATGAGACTCGGGGACGTAGCGCAGTCCATGAGTATCTATGACAACAAAGGGTGGATAGTGGTGAACAATTCCCATGTCATCTTTGCTATCGACCTCAATACGTTCAAGGAAGTGGGGCGCATCGAGGATCTGACCTCTCCGCGTTATATCTACTTCCTGAGCGATGAAAAGGCTTACGTCACGCAGCTTTGGGACAACCGCATCTTCATTGTCAATCCCAAGAAATATGAAATTACGGGCTACATTCAAGTGCCTGACATGACGATGGAGAGCGGCTCAACGGAACAGATGGTGCAATACGGCAAGTATGTCTATTGCAACTGCTGGAGCTACCAGAACCGCATCATCAAGATAGATACTGAGACGGACGAGGTGGTGGACCAGTTGACGGTGGGCATACAGCCTACATCGCTTGTCCTGGATAAAAACGACAAGATGTGGACTATCACCGACGGCGGTTATGAAGGCTCGCCATACGGATATGAGACACCTTCGCTCTATAAGATTGATGCCTCAACTTTTACTGTTGAAAAACAGTGGAAATTCAAACTCGGTGATGCTCCGAGCGAGCTGCAGCTCAACGGCGAACGTGACAAGCTGTACTGGATCAACAATGACATCTGGAGTATGGACGTGACGGCAAACCGTGTTCCTGTCCGTCCTTTCCTCGAATACCGCGACACGAAGTATTACGGACTTACCGTAAATCCTGTGAACGGCGAAGTGTATGTAGCCGATGCCATCGACTACCAACAGCAGGGCATGATCTACCGATACTCGCCCGAAGGAAAACTGATTGATGAATTTTATGTCGGCATAATACCCGGCGCATTCTGCTGGAAGTGATGGAGGCATTAGGAAACATATATCATCTGATTTTTCAGACAAGAGACTTTGGAGTTGCGATACCGCCTCTCCACAGGGATGAATTCTTTGATGCCATCGCACTTCTCTTCAGCAACCGCCACTGCCCGGTTTATGCCGTCGGAGGAGATATGCACCATGTCCATATCCTTACAGAAATCCCGCTCCGCAAAAACGTGAAGAAGCTGATTGAGAAAATCAAAAATATCAGTTGTTTCAGGGCTGCCGGCATTCTGGATATGGAAAGATTCGGAGGATGGCTCAAAGGCTGTCTGTCCTTTATTATCGAACGTGACCGACTGCCATTCTGGGCCGATTACATTGAACAGCAAGATACAATACACTCTAAAATAAGCTGGATGCAGGAGAAACGTCAGTTTATGAACTATAATCTTTTTTAAGCCGCCAATTATGAGAACAGACCGGTCATACATATATCTTTTTCTGTGCATTTTGAATTTTGCATTGTGCACCGGAACTTACGCACAGTCTTCACAGAGAATGCACAATCTGCGTGAGGTCGTGGTGTGGGGCAAACGCCCGATGAAGGATATCGGAGTGCAGAAAACAACTTTTGATTCCATCGCCCTCAAAGAGAATATCGCCCTCTCTATGGCGGACATCCTTACGTTCAATTCTTCAGTCTTCGTCAAGAGCTACGGTCGAGCCACACTCTCCACCGTCGCCTTCCGTGGAACCTCCCCCAGCCATACGCAGGTGACGTGGAACGGCATGCGCATTAACAATCCCATGCTCGGCATGACCGACTTCTCCACCATTCCGTCCTATTTCATAGACCAGGCATCGCTGCTCCACGGCACTTCATCAGTCAACGAGACAGGCGGCGGTCTGGGCGGTCTTGTCAAACTCGGAACGATTCCCGATGTGGCGGAAGGTGTCAATCTGCAATATGTGCAGGGAGTGGGCTCATTCAGCACATTCGACGAGTTCGCCCGGTTTACCTATGGCAGTGAACACTGGCACGTTTCAAGCCGTGTAGTATATTCATCTTCACCAAACGACTACAAGTACATCAACCACGACAAGAAGGTGAACATCTACGACGATGACAAGAACATAATAGGTCAGTATCATCCGACGGAACGGAACCGCAGCGGTGCCTACAAAGATTTCCATGCGCTGCAGGAGGTGTACTACAACACCAATAATGGTGACCGTTTCGGGTTCAACGCATGGTACATCAACTCCAACCGCGAACTGCCCATGCTCACCACCGACTACGGCAACGAGCGCAACTTCGAGAACCGTCAGCGTGAACAGACCCTGCGCAGCGTCCTCTCATGGGATCATCGGCGCGATGGCTGGAAATTTGCAGCAAAAGGGGGATATATCCACACATGGATGGCGTATGACTACAAGCGTGAGGTAGCTGAAAACAACTGGTCGTCCATGACACGCTCACGAAGCAGGGTAAACACTTTCTACGGTCAGGCAGAGGGTGAGTATAATCCCACAAGGAAATGGTATTTTACCGCCAATATTTCGGCACATCAGCATTTCGTCCGCTCCGAGGATAAGAACATTATCCTTCAGGATGGTGACAAAGCCATTGTCGGTTACGACAAGGGGCGCATCGAACTCTCCGGCTCCGCTTCAGCTAAATGGCAGCCGATCAATCCGCTGGGCTTGTCACTCGTACTGCGTCAGGAGATGTTCGGCGACAAATGGGCTCCCGTAATCCCGGCTTTCTTCATCGACGGTCTTCTGTCAAGGAAAGGGAACGTCATGCTGAAAGCGTCCGTATCACGCAACCACAAGTTTCCTACGCTCAATGACCTCTATTTTCTCCCCGGCGGCAATCCTGACCTGAAGAGCGAGCATGGTTGGACGTATGACGCCGGTGCATCGTTCGATGTGGGTTGGAAAGCTCCCTTCCCGGTGTCGATGGGAGGAAGTGTCACATGGTTTGACAGCCGTATCGATGACTGGATTATATGGCTTCCCACAACCAAAGGGTTCTTCTCGCCGCGCAATGTAAAGAAGGTACACGCCTACGGCATCGAGGGAAAGCTCAATATCGCTTTCGAACCTTTCAAGGGGTGGATTTTCGACCTGAACGGGTCATATTCATGGACACCCTCCATCAACGAGGGTGAAAAGATGTCACCTGCCGACCAGTCTGTAGGCAAACAGCTCCCATACGTCCCCAAGCACTCGGCTTCGCTCACGGGGCGTCTTACATGGAAGTCATGGAGCTTCCTGTATAAATGGGCTTACTATTCAGAGAGATTCACCATGTCAAGCAACGACTATACTATCACAGGGCACCTCCCTAAGTATTACATGAGCAACGTATCCCTTGAAAAAGGGCTGAAGTTCAAACCTGTCGATTTACAGCTGAAACTGGCTGTGAACAATCTCTTCAACGAGGACTATCTCTCAGTCCTCTCGCGTCCCATGCCCGGCATCAACTTCGAGTTCTTTGTCGGAATAACACCAAAGTTCGGAAAGAAAAAGACTGAACCGAAAACAGATAATTATTGAAACAAACTACTACTGGTGCGATAAAATCGCGTTGGTTTAGAAATCATCAAATAAAGAGATATCTTTGACATTTTGATTTGAATTGGTTGACAAGTCTTGCTTGGTTAGAAGTTGTCGTAACTCGACACGTTCCAAAGCAGAGATTCTGATAAGGGTCGCCACTTCGGTTATAGAATAGCAGCTTTTATAATCGGCCTTTATTCGAGCTACCGTAAGATAGGCAATGACAGCAGTCCAAAGATGGATTTTTACCGCGTTCTCGGAAAATCCCCAAAGGGTCTTCACGACAATATTCTGTTTGATCCATTTGAAGAAAACTTCTATATCCCAGCGATGGCGGTAGAGATTGGATATTTCCAAGGCACTGATTTCAAAGTTATTGGATATGAAATCCACAATTGTGTCATTGTCCGGGTCATATACTCGTACAAACCGCATGTCATCAGGATAGAGTTTACTCGACTTATATCCGGTTACCCGAATACGGGAGTCTTCTATGATGCCTGACTTTGCATTGGGGATTTCCATTTGCCCGATTGTCATGAACTTCATGTTCTCTTTCGGACGGGATACCCAGAATGCCTGTGACTGATGGAATCTGAACAAAGCCTTGAAGTCAACATAAGCCTTGTCCATCACATAGAATGCGAATGGTTCCGGCGAAAGCATGTCAAGTTCGTTGCTGTCATGCCATTTTCCATCGGTAATATGAATGTTTGCCGGTATGCTTCCACGCAAATCAAGCAATGTGTGCATCTTTACAGCGCCTTTGCTGTATTTGCCCAATGCCCATGTCGCAAGTTTTATGCTGGTTGATATGGTTGTGGAGTCCAACGCATAGATTACGTTGTCTATGGTTATCTCGGATAGTTTAGCCTTTGAATACATGGGTCTTACCAATCCTATTAGATAAATTCCCAGTCCCTCAAAAATTCGATAGTCCCGACTTTCGTTAGCCCGCGACAAAGATGTGTGGTTGACTGTTTTCCGAAAACCGAGATGATATAGCATCTTTGAATGGGCCTCCAGACATAGACAGATGTCTCGTAGCGAATCACAGCCCGTCAACAGTCCGAAGAGCAGATGAAGGAGGTGATTGTAACTGTTGAGATTCTTTACATGCCAATCTCCTTTATACAGCCTTACAAGCTTATCGAACTGGTAACGCGGTATAAATTCAATTACCTGGGAGAAAACATACTTACCCTGATTCATAATCTTGATGTTTGGGAACAACAAGACTAATAAATCAATTTCAAATCAAAAAATCAATGTTCTCTTGTATTTGACTAAATATTAATATTTTAATAACAGTGGTAAGATTTTTATCGCACCACTACTATTGCAACAAAAACAATTAGATATGACTTATCAAGACTATTTCCGCAATTCCGACTTTGAGGATATATGGATTATATTGAGCGGCTTTTACATGGAGCATGAGGCACTCAAGTCGCAATATTGTTCTCTTGTAGAGGCCCTCAAGTCATTGCCCGCCGATTCAGCACACTCCACAGCGCCCATTGAAATGTGCCTCGATTATGATAATGAAATTATGGTCAAGGGCGCGCCCGACCCCCAGGAATGGCTTCTTGGTCGTGAGGTGATGATAGATTTTTCATCGTGGAGATATGGACGAGATGAAGAAACTGCCGTCGAAACTACCGGACTCAAGACATTCGATATGCTTTCGGGTCGGGAGAAACGGCAATTGGCACGTGAAAGCGATACGGCCACACTTGCCGCACATCTGCTTTATTGGTCAACTCTCTATGCCATAAATACGCAGGAGCAGCATCGGCAGGACTTTTCCGCTTGGTTCGATTCTCTTATGAATGGAAAGCCCAAATATGAAATGGAAAAGGAGTATGTGTCGGAAAGTTTTCGCAGAAAGCAGTGTAAATATTGGCGAGAAACCGTGGCAAATGATTCCGCAATTGACTGGACTTGGAATCTTGGTATTCTGAAAAAGAAACTGGAATATAATATAGGATACTGGCGATATGTGCAGCGACATGTGGGCTGGGAAGAGGATGTCAACCGGATGTTGATTGCTATAAATCTTATAGAAATAGCAAGAACCGACTGGCCTGATATAAAAGATAAGCACATAAATCTTCGTACAGCCGAAAGATACACCCATGAGCACGACCATGGAGGTGACTTGCACGAGTCGTATCTCGCTAAGTTATATCGTGACAAGGCCTTTCATATCCTCTGGAAATGGCTTGATCATAATATGAAAAATTGGTGGGATTGAAAAATTTTTAATCGTGTATCGCAGTTTGATACAGCATGAGCATAATTTTGCAGTGTAACATTAAAATCATAACAATATGGAATCAATGACAAACAATGATTTTTTGAATTCGGTACTTGAATCCGAAGCATGGAAAGAGGTGTCAAGCCGTGAATCATTCAGCATGGAAATGATTGAAAAGTTTGCTGATAAACTCGATTGGGAAGAAGTCAGCGGCAATCAGAGTATTCTTTGGACAGTCGACGGCATATCAAAATATGCCAACAAAATTCATTGGGAAGATTTTTCCAACTCATGTCCCGATAACATAATAACAGAAACAACTCTCAACAAATTTTCCGGCAAATGGGACTGGAAATGCCTTTCCAACCGCGATGCGCTCTACAATAACTGGAGCCTGCTCGAAAAGTTTGCCGACAAAGTGAATTGGGGCGAAATCATCACCAACTGGAACATAGAGAAACCGGTAGAGTTCTTCGCACGTTTCCAACAGTACATACCGATGTCCAAGCTGCAGGATTCCTCTCTATGGCGAGCCATGGTGGAGGCCCGCTCTAAAAAGATTATGCAAGAAGCAATCGGTATCAATTAATGCTATCGGGCTAAGTCTATGGAAGTTAATGTCTAACCCACAGACTATAAGGATTAACGGTCGGGAAGTGTTGCGTGAACTTCCCGACCTTCTTGTGTCCCATTGCGGCTAATCCTTATGTCACGGCATGGCATTGTGACGCTCTAATGCACTGAACTTCTTCCTCCGAAAATTTTTGTCCGCAGCTAATTATTGTCTTGGGCATCTCTAAACTTATTAGTAAATTTGCATTAGAAGCCAATTAGTTGAATATGAAAATCGTTAAACTCAATAGGATAAAGACTATGCTTGCCGAAATTGACAAGCAAGGAAAGTGGTTGGCTCAACAACTTGGCAAAGGCCCAGCAACGGTTTCCAAATGGTGTACCAACGCCATTCAGCCTGACTTGAAAACACTTGTCGAGATGGCCGAAATTCTTAATATAAACATCCGAGAATTGATCGTTAATACCAAATAAGCCCATGGCCAGTCATTTCACTTCCCCTCTTCTATACTTTGAAGATTTGAAAAGTAGTATAATTTGGGGGAATCATAACCTTTGAATCTGAAATTAGCTTTATAAATAGATTTTTTAGATAACGATAACGTAGTAAGAACAACAGCAAATAATATGGAACCAATAAGTGACGAACAAAAGTTGGAATTTGCGAATAGCTCATTTCCCGGCAAAACAGTAAACCTTGGCAACGGTGATTGGTGGTTTATTCAAGCTGGTAACATATTTAGGAGATAATCTTCACTATGAGTACTGGGATGGACAAGTGAGCCTTCATATTGAAGGCCCAAATTGGCGCCCATTGCGCAATTATTTATGGAGAGAAGTATCAGATTCTCGAGTTGTTTCAAAAGAGTGGGGGCGTCAAGGTTGCTGCTGGACATTACAAAGAACCCCCTCTTCATGGGAGGAGATTCAAGAAGCTTTTTTGGAACTTAATCGCATAATGCTGCCTCACATCCTTGATTTTGAGGCTGAACAAGGTTTTGACAAGATATATGAATGTGAAGAAATGGATGTTTCCGCCCATAAGATCAAAATAGACGATCTGCTACATTCTGAAAATCTTCATATCCCGGAGTACCAACGACCATACAGATGGACGACAAAAAATGTTGAACAACTACTTCAAGATGTAAACATCGCAAGGATATCAGGTAAATTGGATTATTTGATTGGAAGTGTCATACTCCATAGAAATATAAGTAACAAAAATGTATGTATAAACGATATTGTTGACGGCCAACAGCGTATTACTACAATAATGTTAATAATCAAAGCCTTGGACATGTGTGTGGAGATTCCGCCACTTACCTATGGACATTCCGACTCTTATAGGCATATACAAGAAAATTTTAAGTTTATACAAGAATGGTTTGATTTTAACTTATCGGGCTCGGAGCGCAAGGATTTTGGTAATTATTTGTTGACTAATTGTCGTGTAGTCCGTATATCCGTGAAACGTTTGCCGGAAGCATTTCAACTATTTGAAACCCAAAACGG contains:
- a CDS encoding glutaminyl-peptide cyclotransferase: MKFKPKLLYILTTLLSLSFASCMEWDYGDVVEDFNATGSGLFITNEGNFQYGNATLSYYDPATNQVQNEVFFRANGMRLGDVAQSMSIYDNKGWIVVNNSHVIFAIDLNTFKEVGRIEDLTSPRYIYFLSDEKAYVTQLWDNRIFIVNPKKYEITGYIQVPDMTMESGSTEQMVQYGKYVYCNCWSYQNRIIKIDTETDEVVDQLTVGIQPTSLVLDKNDKMWTITDGGYEGSPYGYETPSLYKIDASTFTVEKQWKFKLGDAPSELQLNGERDKLYWINNDIWSMDVTANRVPVRPFLEYRDTKYYGLTVNPVNGEVYVADAIDYQQQGMIYRYSPEGKLIDEFYVGIIPGAFCWK
- a CDS encoding TonB-dependent receptor, translating into MHNLREVVVWGKRPMKDIGVQKTTFDSIALKENIALSMADILTFNSSVFVKSYGRATLSTVAFRGTSPSHTQVTWNGMRINNPMLGMTDFSTIPSYFIDQASLLHGTSSVNETGGGLGGLVKLGTIPDVAEGVNLQYVQGVGSFSTFDEFARFTYGSEHWHVSSRVVYSSSPNDYKYINHDKKVNIYDDDKNIIGQYHPTERNRSGAYKDFHALQEVYYNTNNGDRFGFNAWYINSNRELPMLTTDYGNERNFENRQREQTLRSVLSWDHRRDGWKFAAKGGYIHTWMAYDYKREVAENNWSSMTRSRSRVNTFYGQAEGEYNPTRKWYFTANISAHQHFVRSEDKNIILQDGDKAIVGYDKGRIELSGSASAKWQPINPLGLSLVLRQEMFGDKWAPVIPAFFIDGLLSRKGNVMLKASVSRNHKFPTLNDLYFLPGGNPDLKSEHGWTYDAGASFDVGWKAPFPVSMGGSVTWFDSRIDDWIIWLPTTKGFFSPRNVKKVHAYGIEGKLNIAFEPFKGWIFDLNGSYSWTPSINEGEKMSPADQSVGKQLPYVPKHSASLTGRLTWKSWSFLYKWAYYSERFTMSSNDYTITGHLPKYYMSNVSLEKGLKFKPVDLQLKLAVNNLFNEDYLSVLSRPMPGINFEFFVGITPKFGKKKTEPKTDNY
- a CDS encoding IS4 family transposase, yielding MNQGKYVFSQVIEFIPRYQFDKLVRLYKGDWHVKNLNSYNHLLHLLFGLLTGCDSLRDICLCLEAHSKMLYHLGFRKTVNHTSLSRANESRDYRIFEGLGIYLIGLVRPMYSKAKLSEITIDNVIYALDSTTISTSIKLATWALGKYSKGAVKMHTLLDLRGSIPANIHITDGKWHDSNELDMLSPEPFAFYVMDKAYVDFKALFRFHQSQAFWVSRPKENMKFMTIGQMEIPNAKSGIIEDSRIRVTGYKSSKLYPDDMRFVRVYDPDNDTIVDFISNNFEISALEISNLYRHRWDIEVFFKWIKQNIVVKTLWGFSENAVKIHLWTAVIAYLTVARIKADYKSCYSITEVATLIRISALERVELRQLLTKQDLSTNSNQNVKDISLFDDF
- a CDS encoding transposase; protein product: MEALGNIYHLIFQTRDFGVAIPPLHRDEFFDAIALLFSNRHCPVYAVGGDMHHVHILTEIPLRKNVKKLIEKIKNISCFRAAGILDMERFGGWLKGCLSFIIERDRLPFWADYIEQQDTIHSKISWMQEKRQFMNYNLF
- a CDS encoding helix-turn-helix domain-containing protein: MLAEIDKQGKWLAQQLGKGPATVSKWCTNAIQPDLKTLVEMAEILNINIRELIVNTK